A genome region from Streptomyces sp. S4.7 includes the following:
- a CDS encoding DNA adenine methylase: MTNSGATMRHHKKPIISPLRYPGGKASLYPRLRGIIRANNLTSGTYVEPYAGGAGAALGLLVTGQVRRIVINDLDPAIFAFWKAITTEPHEISRRIKGAELTVAEWSRQKDVYLNSPRDEYLDLGFATFFLNRTNRSGVLNGGPIGGMDQTGKYKIDARFNRETLTERLRLISLHAKRITVSNTDGMAIIKRYSKRDNTLIYADPPYFEKAGSLYLNSFEDSNHSALASCLNALSDSKWLLTYDNVPRVAELYQKQRREIFSLNYSAHRVTKADEVMVFSDALTVV, encoded by the coding sequence GTGACCAATTCAGGCGCAACCATGAGGCATCACAAAAAGCCGATCATTTCCCCACTGCGTTACCCGGGAGGGAAAGCCTCGCTCTATCCGAGGTTGCGGGGGATTATAAGGGCCAACAACCTGACTTCCGGGACATACGTAGAGCCGTATGCGGGTGGCGCTGGAGCAGCCCTGGGGCTGCTCGTAACTGGGCAGGTAAGACGCATCGTCATCAACGATCTCGACCCGGCAATCTTCGCTTTCTGGAAAGCCATCACCACCGAACCTCATGAAATTTCTCGAAGGATCAAAGGTGCAGAACTGACCGTTGCAGAGTGGTCACGCCAGAAGGACGTCTATCTCAATTCACCTCGCGACGAGTACTTGGATCTCGGATTTGCTACATTCTTCTTGAATCGCACCAATAGGTCAGGGGTGCTAAATGGTGGCCCCATTGGCGGAATGGACCAGACCGGAAAATATAAGATTGACGCTCGCTTCAACCGTGAAACGCTAACTGAGCGACTTAGGTTGATCTCTCTGCATGCCAAGAGAATTACAGTGAGCAATACTGACGGAATGGCAATAATCAAGAGATATTCAAAACGTGACAACACGCTAATCTACGCCGACCCGCCCTACTTCGAGAAGGCAGGCTCGCTCTATTTGAACTCATTCGAGGATTCAAATCACTCCGCTCTTGCTTCGTGCTTAAATGCGTTGAGTGATTCAAAGTGGTTGCTGACATACGATAACGTCCCTAGGGTGGCCGAGCTCTACCAAAAGCAACGTCGAGAGATTTTCTCTCTGAATTACTCGGCACATAGGGTGACTAAGGCAGATGAAGTCATGGTCTTCTCCGATGCATTGACGGTGGTATGA
- a CDS encoding bifunctional DNA primase/polymerase, giving the protein MAITAPHSTTLALAHALSAAESGFPVIPLSPSKLPALRSPHRNEPGSGATSGQRAGGPGMCRGECGLPGHGVHDATTDPAAVRALFAAAPWATGYGIACGRAPHHLIGVDLDVTPTTAASAHSRAGDHAGDHAGDHAGGSNSAPDPTPDSVAALQQLAFQHLFTLPETVVVLTPSGGRHIWLSGPSGITVPNSAGRLAPGIDVRGAGGYLVGPGSVTARGAYRLAPGSAGLTPAPCPRALLRLLTPPERGRHSGPGGHRGRPAQGHGLVQFVLAAHAGQRNTRLLWAACRAYEHGFGDSLLETLVDAAVRTGLTEREARATIASASRLTAGPA; this is encoded by the coding sequence ATGGCCATCACAGCCCCGCACTCGACCACCCTGGCCCTCGCTCACGCCCTCTCCGCCGCCGAGAGCGGCTTCCCCGTCATCCCGCTCTCCCCCAGCAAGCTCCCCGCACTGCGCTCACCACACCGGAACGAGCCCGGTTCAGGGGCGACCAGCGGACAGCGCGCGGGCGGGCCGGGCATGTGCCGCGGGGAGTGCGGCCTGCCGGGTCACGGCGTGCACGACGCCACGACCGACCCCGCCGCCGTACGGGCGCTGTTCGCCGCCGCGCCCTGGGCGACGGGTTACGGCATCGCCTGCGGACGGGCTCCGCACCATCTGATCGGCGTCGACCTGGACGTGACGCCGACGACCGCAGCGTCGGCGCACAGCCGTGCGGGCGACCACGCGGGCGACCACGCGGGCGACCACGCGGGCGGCTCGAACAGCGCACCGGACCCGACCCCGGATTCGGTCGCCGCGCTCCAGCAGCTCGCCTTCCAGCACCTGTTCACGCTGCCGGAGACCGTGGTCGTGCTCACCCCGAGCGGTGGCCGGCACATCTGGCTGTCGGGTCCATCCGGGATCACCGTCCCCAACTCTGCGGGGCGCCTGGCACCCGGCATCGACGTACGGGGCGCGGGCGGCTATCTCGTCGGTCCCGGCTCCGTCACCGCCCGGGGCGCGTACCGCCTCGCCCCCGGCTCCGCCGGACTCACCCCCGCGCCCTGCCCGCGCGCCCTGCTGCGCCTGCTCACGCCCCCCGAGCGCGGGCGCCACTCGGGGCCGGGAGGGCACCGGGGCCGCCCGGCGCAGGGGCACGGCCTCGTCCAGTTCGTACTCGCCGCGCACGCGGGCCAGCGCAACACCCGGCTGTTGTGGGCGGCCTGCCGGGCGTACGAGCACGGCTTCGGCGACTCCCTCCTGGAGACGCTCGTCGACGCCGCCGTACGGACGGGCCTGACCGAACGCGAGGCGCGCGCGACGATCGCGTCGGCGTCCCGCCTGACGGCGGGACCGGCGTAG
- a CDS encoding SigE family RNA polymerase sigma factor, whose translation MTTPVCASASKAASYSPYHPNSHPPAHSAHQSHPHTPYKSFSSYVRARGPVLLRTARSLTANPSDAEDLLQTALTKTYVAWDRIQDHRALDGYVRRALVNTRTSQWRKRKVDEFACEELPEPAGLPAPDPAEEQVLHDAMWRAVMKLPDRQRAMVVLRYYEDLSEVQTAEVLGVSVGTVKSAVSRALGKLREDPELVPVR comes from the coding sequence ATGACCACGCCTGTCTGCGCGAGCGCCTCCAAGGCCGCCTCGTATTCGCCGTATCACCCGAACTCGCATCCACCCGCGCACTCCGCGCACCAGTCGCACCCGCACACGCCCTACAAGTCCTTCTCGTCGTACGTACGGGCGCGGGGGCCCGTGCTGCTGCGTACCGCGCGCTCGCTCACCGCGAATCCGAGCGACGCCGAGGACCTTCTCCAGACCGCTCTCACCAAGACGTACGTCGCCTGGGACCGGATCCAGGACCACCGTGCCCTCGACGGATACGTCCGCCGCGCCCTCGTCAACACCCGTACCTCGCAGTGGCGCAAGCGCAAGGTCGACGAGTTCGCCTGCGAGGAACTGCCCGAGCCGGCCGGGCTCCCGGCGCCCGATCCCGCCGAGGAGCAGGTGCTCCACGACGCGATGTGGCGCGCGGTGATGAAGCTGCCGGACCGCCAGCGCGCGATGGTGGTGCTCCGTTACTACGAGGACCTCAGCGAGGTGCAGACCGCCGAGGTGCTGGGGGTCTCCGTCGGCACGGTGAAGAGCGCGGTGTCGCGGGCGCTCGGGAAGCTCCGCGAGGACCCGGAGCTGGTGCCCGTCCGCTGA
- a CDS encoding GntR family transcriptional regulator, translating to MSEQPPYIRIADELRRRIAEHVWGPGDRLPSRAQIGQECGVGENVVRRAQELLISQGVLEGRAGSGTYVAEVRQRVRVVRSSAREQPTGSPFRQDMKALGRQSDWESRTEAKVSAPTEIAARLGIAEAELCVRTTYEFLADSRPVQLSTSWEPYDLTGGTLVVLPEGGPHAGAGVVNRMAVIGVTVSHAVEQPEPRHATAEEASLLGIQKAALVTHIRRTYYSDQGRPVETADIVVPAAHCEIVYEIPISQ from the coding sequence ATGTCTGAGCAGCCGCCGTATATCCGCATCGCCGACGAACTCCGGCGGCGCATTGCGGAGCACGTCTGGGGACCGGGGGACCGTCTCCCTTCCCGCGCCCAGATCGGCCAGGAGTGCGGCGTGGGCGAGAACGTGGTGCGCCGCGCACAGGAGTTGCTGATCTCCCAGGGAGTGTTGGAAGGTCGGGCCGGATCGGGCACGTACGTCGCCGAAGTCCGGCAACGGGTACGGGTCGTGCGGTCGTCGGCACGCGAACAGCCCACGGGGTCCCCGTTTCGCCAGGACATGAAGGCTCTCGGCAGGCAGAGCGATTGGGAGAGCCGGACCGAGGCGAAGGTGTCGGCCCCGACGGAGATCGCCGCGCGGCTCGGGATCGCCGAGGCAGAGTTGTGCGTGCGGACGACGTACGAGTTCCTGGCGGACAGCAGGCCGGTTCAGCTGTCGACGAGTTGGGAGCCGTACGACCTCACCGGCGGCACACTCGTCGTCCTCCCCGAGGGAGGGCCGCACGCCGGGGCGGGTGTCGTGAACCGCATGGCCGTGATCGGAGTGACCGTCAGCCATGCGGTTGAGCAGCCGGAGCCACGGCATGCGACCGCCGAGGAGGCGTCGCTACTCGGCATTCAGAAGGCCGCACTCGTGACGCACATCCGGCGGACGTACTACAGCGACCAGGGTCGGCCCGTGGAGACGGCGGACATCGTGGTGCCCGCGGCGCACTGCGAGATCGTCTACGAGATCCCGATCAGCCAGTAG
- a CDS encoding lamin tail domain-containing protein, with amino-acid sequence MRYSRTLSTVAATAAVVAGTVLLPSQAQAAGSVHLYKIYYDSPGTDTRSNASLNGEYVQIRNTTTRAVSLTGWSVVDGSNHKYTFGSYSLARGKTVTVRTGRGTNTAANRYQGRAAYVWNNDRDKATLKKSNGATVDTCSYNSTRVDYKVC; translated from the coding sequence ATGCGCTACTCCCGCACGCTCTCCACCGTCGCGGCGACCGCCGCGGTGGTCGCCGGAACGGTTCTGTTGCCTTCGCAGGCGCAGGCCGCCGGGTCGGTACATCTGTACAAGATCTACTACGACAGCCCCGGCACGGACACCCGCTCCAACGCCAGTCTCAACGGCGAGTACGTGCAGATCCGCAACACCACCACCAGGGCGGTCAGCCTGACGGGGTGGTCGGTCGTCGACGGGTCGAATCACAAGTACACGTTCGGCAGTTACTCCCTCGCCCGGGGCAAGACCGTGACCGTGCGTACGGGGAGGGGCACGAACACCGCGGCCAACCGCTACCAGGGGCGCGCCGCGTACGTCTGGAACAACGACCGCGACAAGGCGACGCTCAAGAAGTCCAACGGCGCCACGGTGGACACCTGTTCGTACAACTCGACACGGGTCGACTACAAGGTCTGCTGA